In a single window of the Gossypium hirsutum isolate 1008001.06 chromosome A13, Gossypium_hirsutum_v2.1, whole genome shotgun sequence genome:
- the LOC107940357 gene encoding dynamin-related protein 4C, which yields MGSCNEADSGSISVINDFEDSQPATPHMEQPKVVGAAAAQAPIISSYNDKIRPLLDVIDRLRLLMVMKEGIQLPTIVVVGDQSSGKSSVLESLAGVNLPRSQGICTRVPLIIRLQNHARQRPELYLEYNGKMVPVEEPQIATAINIATDEVAGPNKSISDTPLTLVVRKDGVPDLTMVDLPGITRVPVHGQPDNIYEQIRDIIMQYITPKESIILNVLSATVDFSTCESIRMSQQVDKNGERTLAVVTKVDRAPEGLVDKVTADDVNIGLGYVCVRNRIGDESYEEARKEEARLFENNAHLSCIDKSIVGVHVLAQKLVHIQANAIAKCLPDIVRNISAKLDENVSELEKMPKALTSIADATQAMMRVIQAAKESLKKLLWRGEFDEYPEDNTTHGTALFVEMLNRFSDELHNCEESNLSKDFLTEEIKGLEDAKGIGLPNFLPCEAFLRILRRKVERISYLPIKFTEKYWDYIEGVVISVVMRHSEMYYHLKVSAKGAAHNLVQKLREQSINRVKELVEMEKLTGYTCNPDYMMEWKKLMNQQDHFINQISGTNYKQPRPCSVNLQGFGEIQVEHLRQHSNVSILQQAFDLKMRMVAYWKIFKELMGPDGHGLEKMLVEYPAVVAKREKLKNSIKVLKESKDSVAKIMDRIVLYDAYLV from the exons ATGGGTAGCTGTAATGAAGCTGATTCAGGGAGCATTAGTGTCATCAATGATTTTGAAGATTCTCAACCAGCAACTCCTCATATGGAACAACCTAAGGTGGTGGGAGCAGCAGCAGCTCAAGCCCCAATTATTTCATCATACAATGACAAAATCCGACCTTTGCTTGATGTCATCGACAGGCTCAGGCTACTCATGGTGATGAAAGAAGGCATACAGCTCCCCACAATTGTTGTGGTTGGAGACCAGTCATCAGGCAAGTCTAGTGTTCTTGAATCCTTGGCTGGTGTTAACCTTCCTCGTAGCCAGGGCATTTGCACCAGGGTACCTCTCATAATCAGGTTGCAGAACCATGCGAGGCAAAGGCCAGAACTCTACTTGGAGTACAATGGCAAAATGGTCCCAGTGGAGGAACCCCAGATTGCTACAGCTATAAACATTGCAACTGATGAAGTTGCGGGCCCGAATAAGAGCATATCTGACACCCCTTTAACTTTGGTGGTGAGAAAAGATGGGGTTCCTGATCTTACCATGGTTGATCTTCCTGGAATTACCAGAGTTCCTGTCCATGGTCAGCCTGACAACATATATGAGCAGATCAGGGACATCATCATGCAGTACATAACACCAAAGGAAAGCATTATCCTTAATGTTCTGTCGGCTACGGTTGATTTTTCAACTTGTGAATCCATTAGGATGTCGCAACAAGTGGACAAGAATGGTGAGAGAACTCTTGCTGTGGTTACTAAAGTAGATAGGGCCCCTGAAGGGCTTGTTGACAAGGTTACTGCAGATGATGTGAATATAGGACTTGGTTATGTTTGTGTTCGGAATCGGATTGGTGATGAATCCTATGAAGAAGCAAGGAAGGAAGAGGCTAGATTGTTCGAAAATAATGCACATTTGTCATGTATTGATAAATCAATTGTGGGTGTTCATGTTTTGGCTCAAAAGCTTGTCCACATTCAAGCTAATGCAATTGCAAAGTGCTTGCCAGATATTGTTAGAAACATTAGTGCTAAGCTGGATGAAAATGTTTCAGAGCTAGAGAAAATGCCGAAGGCCTTAACTTCTATTGCTGATGCCACTCAAGCTATGATGAGGGTCATTCAAGCAGCTAAAGAATCCCTCAAGAAACTTCTTTGGAGAGGGGAATTTGATGAATACCCCGAGGACAACACGACGCACGGGACTGCTCTGTTTGTCGAAATGCTGAACCGGTTTTCCGATGAGCTTCACAACTGTGAGGAAAGTAATCTGTCAAAAGACTTCTTAACAGAAGAGATCAAGGGCTTGGAAGATGCTAAGGGGATCGGACTACCGAACTTTCTTCCCTGTGAAGCATTCCTTCGTATCTTACGGCGAAAAGTCGAGAGGATATCGTATCTCCCTATCAAATTCACCGAAAAGTATTGGGATTACATAGAAGGTGTGGTGATATCTGTGGTGATGCGCCACTCGGAAATGTATTATCACCTCAAGGTATCCGCGAAAGGAGCTGCTCACAACCTTGTTCAAAAGCTGAGGGAGCAATCAATCAATAGGGTGAAAGAGCTTGTAGAAATGGAGAAGCTAACAGGCTATACATGTAACCCTGATTACATGATGGAGTGGAAAAAGCTCATGAACCAACAAGACCATTTCATAAACCAAATATCTGGAACAAATTACAAGCAGCCGCGGCCTTGCAGTGTGAATCTCCAAGGTTTCGGGGAAATCCAAGTCGAACATCTGAGACAACACTCGAATGTTTCGATCCTGCAACAAGCTTTCGACCTGAAGATGAGAATGGTTGCTTATTGGAAGATATTTAAG GAGCTGATGGGACCAGATGGACATGGGTTAGAGAAGATGCTGGTGGAATATCCTGCCGTTGTTGCAAAGCGTGAGAAGCTTAAAAACAGCATTAAGGTGTTAAAGGAGTCCAAAGATAGTGTGGCCAAGATCATGGACAGGATTGTTCTTTATGATGCTTACTTGGTttaa